The window TCGCTGGTCGATGCGGATATGGCCGCCTACTATCATTGGATCAACCAGCAGAGGCTGCCCGCCTCCGAACACTCCTCGTTTGTGGTTTGGTTCGAAGGCCACAGCGAGGCGCTTGCCGTTGCGCCGTCCCTTCCCCACGGCACCCAGTCCAACTCCGCAATGGATCTTGGACAGCTTCTGTCGCTCGTTCTAGGCTGAGACGGTATCCTCCGAATCTATCGCGATTCATCGCGGGCTAGCGGCAATTCCGTGTCTCTTTTGTTGTGAATCCTCTGACACGGTGTGTGCCTGCTGACACGTTCCTGGACGTGTATCTGGCCAATAACTCATTTATTTTCAATGTCTCCCGTTTGGTTTGGGGCTTGCACTGTATTTGGGCGCAGGCAGTCAGGCAAAAGGGGAGAAGCGATGAAGAACTGGATACTTAAGAGCCTTTGGATAGCAGTCCCGGCAATTGTCATGGCGGTTCAGACAACGGCGCAGCAAGCGCCTGCGCCGGAGCCGGTTCGACAGATCGTGGTGAGCCTTGCAGATCGCAAGCTGGCCCTCCTCGAACACGGCCAGGTGAAGAAGATCTACAACGTGGCCGTTGGCAAGCCGTCGACACCGAGCCCAGAGGGCACTTTCACCATCGAGCGACGCGTAGTGAACCCTGTGTATCACCACAATGGCCGCACCGTGGAGCCCGGTCCGGCGAATCCGGTTGGCACGCGGTGGATGGGGTTGAGCACCAAGGGCTACGGAATTCACGGCACCAACGAACCGAATTCCATCGGCAAGGCCGCGTCGCATGGCTGCATTCGCATGGCGAAGGCCGATCTCGAAGAGTTCTACGGGCTCGTCGCCGTTGGGGATCAGGTGCAGATCATCGGGACTCGCGATGAGCAGACCGCGCGTCTCTTTGAACCCGCTCCGGCAATGGTTGCGAAACAGGCCGTGCAAGTCGCAAAGGCCGAGCACCCAGTGGCTGCGCCCGTGACTGGCCAGCAGGTTTCCATCTCCGAAGCTGTGGTACAGGACGCCAGTCATCATGAGCCCGTGATGATTGCGGTTTCAGCGGCTGCGTCGCGGTAAGGAGGATGTGATGAGGCTTTTCATGGAAGCAATGAGCGTCCTCGGCTCGGTGCTGTTGCAGCTAGCTGTAGGGCTGCTGATCGAAGAGTTGACCTTCGCAGGACTGGTCCGGCTGATTCTCGCTCCACGGTCGTCAACCGGTAAGAACAAGGGGCGCAATCACAAGAACAAGGGAGAAATGCAATGAACGCGCTGAAGCTGGTGTTGATGGTGGCGGGAGTGCTGTTGCTGGTTACCGCTGCAGGGATTCCGCTGTATGGGTTGTCCATGCGGATTCGTAGTTTCATGAAAAAGCAGAAAAGCGAGTCGGATCAGGTGGGTTCGAGGTTGATGGAACCGTTGCTGAATCCCATTCCGTGGAAGCTCCCACTTGTGCTCGCGCTGGCGGGTTGCCTTCCGATGTTGGTGGCTTCGAGCATCGTCGTTGTCCCCAGCGGCATGGGTGGCGTGCGCGTAAGCCAGCTCTCTGGCACGCTGCCGGGAACGCTGTATCCTGGCGTGCACTTTATTCCTCCGCTGGTGGAGAGCGTAAAGACCTTTGATCTGCGTGATCACCTTTTCACGGCGGGCGTTACTGACGAAGGCAGCAAAGACTCGAAGCAGAGA is drawn from Acidicapsa acidisoli and contains these coding sequences:
- a CDS encoding L,D-transpeptidase; translated protein: MKNWILKSLWIAVPAIVMAVQTTAQQAPAPEPVRQIVVSLADRKLALLEHGQVKKIYNVAVGKPSTPSPEGTFTIERRVVNPVYHHNGRTVEPGPANPVGTRWMGLSTKGYGIHGTNEPNSIGKAASHGCIRMAKADLEEFYGLVAVGDQVQIIGTRDEQTARLFEPAPAMVAKQAVQVAKAEHPVAAPVTGQQVSISEAVVQDASHHEPVMIAVSAAASR